In a genomic window of Pedobacter sp. KBS0701:
- a CDS encoding NAD(P)/FAD-dependent oxidoreductase translates to MNKLKLYGKPDSPEIYPIRDFLKRSVVDFDWFDITHDDLGWGQGITSFNNPDKHPVIEFPDGKIIVNPSLEQIACNLGWITQPKYKEYDLSIYGAGPAGLSAAVYAASEGLKTILIEREAIGGQAGTSSLIENYLGFPEGISGASLAERARQQALKFGVEILLLKEGIKGTFYDNKIHVDFATGEKLVAKTNICATGVEYARLDLPDESRFFHKGVYYGAGASEAFFCQDKDLYIVGGGNSAGQAATYFSGFAKRVFMVIRKGNLAETLSEYLIQRIANIKNIFVLYHSQVTALEGDDYLQRIKIVNSEEGTAQWHDTSKLFICIGGKPNTEWAAETAICRDSNGYLYTGNDLLSLDQYKMCWTADRPPYHLETSVPGSFAAGDVRFNSVKRVASAVGEGAMAVTQVHQYLSKL, encoded by the coding sequence ATGAATAAGCTGAAACTATACGGTAAACCAGATTCGCCCGAGATTTACCCGATAAGGGATTTTTTGAAAAGAAGTGTTGTCGATTTTGATTGGTTTGATATTACGCATGATGATTTAGGCTGGGGCCAGGGCATTACCTCGTTCAATAATCCTGATAAACATCCGGTGATCGAGTTTCCCGATGGCAAAATAATTGTTAACCCCAGTTTAGAACAGATTGCCTGTAACCTGGGATGGATTACGCAGCCAAAATATAAAGAATACGATCTTTCTATTTATGGTGCTGGCCCTGCAGGTTTAAGTGCTGCCGTTTATGCCGCATCAGAGGGTTTAAAAACTATTTTAATTGAGCGTGAGGCAATAGGTGGTCAGGCAGGTACGAGTTCGCTGATTGAAAATTATCTTGGTTTTCCCGAGGGGATTTCGGGGGCAAGCCTTGCTGAAAGAGCAAGGCAACAGGCTTTAAAATTTGGTGTCGAAATCTTGCTTTTGAAAGAGGGAATTAAAGGCACATTTTATGACAATAAAATCCACGTTGACTTTGCCACTGGCGAAAAGTTAGTCGCTAAAACAAATATATGTGCAACCGGAGTGGAGTACGCAAGATTGGATCTTCCAGACGAAAGCCGGTTTTTTCATAAGGGTGTTTATTATGGGGCCGGCGCAAGCGAGGCATTTTTCTGTCAGGATAAAGACCTTTATATTGTTGGCGGAGGAAACTCAGCCGGCCAGGCCGCTACCTATTTTTCTGGCTTTGCCAAACGCGTTTTCATGGTGATCAGGAAGGGCAATCTTGCCGAAACCCTATCCGAATATTTGATTCAGAGAATAGCCAACATCAAGAATATTTTTGTGTTGTATCATTCGCAGGTAACAGCCCTTGAAGGTGATGATTACTTACAGCGGATCAAGATTGTAAATAGCGAGGAGGGAACAGCGCAATGGCACGATACTTCAAAATTATTTATCTGTATCGGCGGAAAGCCAAATACGGAATGGGCTGCCGAAACCGCCATCTGCAGAGACTCGAACGGCTACCTTTATACGGGCAATGATTTGCTTAGTCTTGATCAATATAAAATGTGCTGGACAGCAGACAGACCACCTTATCATTTAGAAACCAGTGTTCCAGGCTCATTTGCCGCCGGCGACGTGCGGTTCAATTCAGTAAAGAGAGTAGCCTCGGCTGTGGGCGAAGGAGCCATGGCCGTTACTCAGGTTCATCAATACTTATCAAAACTATAA
- a CDS encoding phosphoribosylpyrophosphate synthetase produces MDHENLKHIGEMTSLSEVINALTQQGYTVDFNLKSNQIDGGKNPLQEFPDQFLIDKYYRFEGESDPDDEAIVYAISSVDGEIKGLLVNGYGTSSENCGDEIIKKLKTRAY; encoded by the coding sequence ATGGATCACGAGAACTTAAAACACATTGGAGAAATGACTTCTCTTTCTGAAGTGATTAATGCGCTTACTCAGCAGGGTTATACTGTCGATTTTAATCTTAAAAGTAATCAGATTGATGGTGGAAAAAATCCGTTACAAGAATTTCCCGATCAGTTTTTAATTGATAAATATTATCGTTTTGAAGGCGAATCCGACCCTGATGATGAAGCCATCGTTTATGCCATATCATCTGTTGATGGCGAGATTAAAGGCTTACTGGTAAATGGTTACGGAACTTCTTCTGAAAATTGTGGGGATGAAATCATTAAAAAATTAAAAACCAGAGCCTACTAA
- a CDS encoding sigma-54-dependent Fis family transcriptional regulator has protein sequence MRTQESDFSAHTNVDGNDVKPNSYFETRARTVAEQEKNFTLRELFRGVFSKLHPLFSIDCGALILYNDETDHITRAYLTEAISGEISCTEIISDPVSLSLITKEISGFDFPVLKSRQDWIAEFGENHCLNNHPSEYYFHCYIPLAHNGRILGTFELHNHNRELSAEGLTFCCNIADFIAGLLAAIGAGPVAESNIKSTVKSELINEPKILTFADERIKQLEKEIEKLRTQLAEYLTFKPEESFGIFTHPKIIGSSPEMQEVYRLLNRISSTETTVLILGETGTGKELIAKAIHDESVRSQKTMIKVNCAAIPPNLIESELFGHEKGSFTGATERRIGKFEQAHKGTIFLDEIGELPLNLQVKLLRVLQEKEIERVGGKTTIATDVRIISATNRNLLTEVEAGRFRRDLYYRLNVFPVLLPPLRNRKSDIASLANFFLAKFAKKSNRNLDGFSKKAISTMMAYSWPGNVRELEHLIERQVVMAEGNVIKDIEIPGNNKQSLSSVAPVKTIFENERDHIFAVLELCNGRISGQYGAAKLLGVPATTLNSKIKKLGLAKKHSY, from the coding sequence ATGAGAACGCAGGAATCAGATTTTAGCGCCCATACGAATGTTGATGGCAATGATGTTAAACCCAATTCTTATTTCGAAACACGGGCCAGAACAGTAGCGGAACAAGAAAAGAATTTTACGCTAAGAGAACTGTTTCGAGGTGTGTTTTCTAAATTACATCCTCTATTCTCGATTGATTGTGGTGCATTAATTCTTTATAACGATGAAACAGACCATATTACAAGAGCGTATCTCACAGAGGCCATTTCAGGAGAAATCTCCTGCACCGAAATCATTTCCGATCCGGTTAGCCTTTCGCTGATTACAAAAGAAATTTCAGGTTTTGATTTTCCTGTGCTCAAATCGCGGCAAGACTGGATAGCTGAATTTGGTGAGAACCATTGCTTAAACAATCATCCCAGCGAATATTATTTTCATTGTTATATACCTTTAGCGCATAACGGTCGCATATTGGGTACTTTTGAGCTTCACAATCATAACCGGGAATTAAGTGCAGAAGGATTGACTTTTTGCTGTAACATTGCTGATTTTATTGCCGGACTGCTAGCTGCAATCGGGGCAGGACCTGTAGCTGAGTCCAATATTAAATCGACGGTTAAGTCTGAATTGATAAACGAGCCCAAAATATTGACGTTTGCTGATGAGAGAATTAAGCAGCTAGAAAAAGAAATTGAAAAACTGCGTACGCAGCTTGCTGAATACCTCACTTTTAAGCCAGAAGAATCATTCGGAATTTTTACACACCCCAAAATTATTGGCAGTAGTCCGGAAATGCAGGAAGTTTACAGACTGCTCAACCGGATTTCCTCCACAGAAACTACGGTATTAATTTTAGGAGAAACAGGAACGGGGAAAGAATTAATTGCCAAAGCCATTCATGATGAATCTGTAAGAAGTCAGAAAACTATGATTAAGGTGAATTGTGCCGCCATTCCACCCAATTTAATCGAATCAGAACTTTTTGGCCACGAGAAGGGGAGCTTTACAGGTGCCACCGAAAGACGGATAGGCAAATTCGAACAGGCCCATAAAGGTACCATCTTCCTGGATGAAATAGGCGAGTTACCGCTCAATCTGCAAGTCAAATTACTGCGTGTTTTACAGGAAAAAGAAATAGAACGTGTGGGCGGCAAAACAACCATCGCAACTGATGTCCGCATTATCTCGGCCACAAACAGAAATCTTTTGACCGAAGTGGAGGCAGGACGGTTCAGAAGAGATTTATATTACAGGTTAAATGTTTTTCCGGTTTTATTACCACCGCTTCGAAACCGTAAATCAGATATTGCCAGCCTTGCCAATTTTTTCCTAGCGAAATTTGCCAAAAAGTCGAATAGAAATCTCGATGGATTTTCAAAAAAAGCAATTTCTACCATGATGGCTTACAGCTGGCCCGGGAATGTAAGAGAATTGGAGCACCTCATAGAAAGGCAGGTGGTGATGGCAGAGGGAAATGTAATTAAGGATATTGAAATTCCGGGCAATAATAAACAATCCTTATCTTCAGTCGCGCCCGTTAAAACCATATTTGAAAACGAACGTGATCATATTTTTGCTGTTTTAGAATTATGTAACGGGCGGATTTCCGGTCAGTATGGCGCGGCCAAGTTATTGGGTGTTCCCGCAACCACATTAAATTCGAAAATTAAAAAACTAGGCCTGGCCAAGAAGCACAGTTATTAA
- a CDS encoding TMEM175 family protein produces MEKETGRIEAFSDGVFAIAVTLLVLELHVPELKDGDTPVHLLEALKIQWPGYIAFIISFFSIFIIWVNHHKVFKQIYRRNTGLMFANGLILFLVSLVSFPSALLARFFLSDSKQLSVTIYTGLFVLINLAFNLLWQQATSDKKLLRPGISDAAIRQLRNNYLYGFPTYLAAFVVSFFYPDLALSICVLLWVFWAASSKKINFTETPTL; encoded by the coding sequence ATGGAAAAAGAAACGGGTAGAATAGAGGCTTTTAGCGATGGCGTTTTTGCTATCGCTGTTACACTTCTCGTGCTCGAGCTCCATGTTCCTGAACTGAAGGATGGTGATACCCCGGTACATTTATTGGAAGCACTTAAAATACAATGGCCGGGTTATATTGCCTTTATCATTTCATTTTTCAGCATATTCATCATCTGGGTAAATCACCACAAAGTTTTTAAACAGATATACAGACGAAACACAGGACTGATGTTTGCCAACGGACTCATCCTCTTCCTGGTTTCGCTTGTTTCTTTTCCTAGTGCCTTATTGGCCAGGTTTTTTCTTTCGGATTCGAAACAGCTTTCCGTTACCATTTATACCGGATTGTTTGTTTTGATTAACCTGGCCTTTAACCTGTTGTGGCAACAAGCTACTTCGGATAAAAAATTATTGCGCCCCGGAATCAGTGATGCCGCCATCAGGCAACTCCGGAACAACTATCTGTATGGCTTTCCAACCTATTTAGCCGCTTTTGTTGTTTCATTTTTCTATCCGGATTTAGCCCTGAGCATTTGTGTTTTACTCTGGGTTTTCTGGGCAGCATCATCAAAGAAAATCAACTTTACCGAAACACCTACTTTGTAA
- a CDS encoding alpha/beta hydrolase — MIELIKAGKSFDQAEKVLIMIHGRGGTAQDILSMARYLNVSEFALVAPQVAGNTWYPQSFLAPREYNEPSLSNALNTIKETVLDLEKEGFSKEQIYFLGFSQGACLTLDFVAANAARYGGVVAFTGGLIGEELDHRNYHGDFDGTPIFIGSSDPDMHVPVSRVKESTVLLEEMGAQVTEIIYENMGHTISQAEIAQVNKLIFKD; from the coding sequence ATGATAGAACTTATAAAAGCAGGAAAAAGCTTTGATCAGGCTGAAAAAGTGCTGATCATGATCCATGGTCGTGGCGGAACGGCACAGGATATTTTATCAATGGCAAGATATCTAAATGTTTCTGAGTTTGCATTGGTAGCGCCGCAAGTTGCAGGTAACACCTGGTATCCGCAATCATTTTTAGCGCCGCGGGAATATAACGAACCTTCCTTATCTAATGCTTTAAACACCATAAAAGAAACTGTGCTAGATCTGGAAAAAGAAGGTTTTTCAAAAGAACAGATCTACTTTCTGGGTTTTTCGCAGGGTGCCTGCTTAACGCTCGATTTCGTGGCCGCAAATGCGGCACGTTATGGTGGAGTGGTGGCTTTTACAGGTGGTCTTATCGGCGAAGAGCTAGATCACCGCAATTATCACGGCGATTTTGATGGAACACCAATCTTTATTGGAAGTAGCGATCCCGATATGCATGTACCTGTATCGAGAGTAAAAGAATCAACAGTTTTACTCGAAGAAATGGGGGCGCAGGTTACCGAAATTATTTACGAAAACATGGGACATACCATCAGTCAGGCAGAAATTGCACAGGTGAATAAGTTAATCTTTAAGGATTAA
- a CDS encoding GNAT family N-acetyltransferase — protein sequence MAQVKLNIQEGEPSSFDIYDEDGKVGEMIFDIKDKDLTVYHTEVDPSKEGKGYAKMLLDAMVAYVRENKLMVIPMCPYVHIQFRRHEDLYQDIWNKVKEEE from the coding sequence ATGGCACAAGTAAAATTAAACATTCAGGAAGGCGAACCAAGTTCGTTCGATATTTATGATGAAGACGGAAAAGTCGGCGAAATGATTTTCGACATCAAGGATAAGGATTTAACCGTTTACCATACCGAAGTAGATCCTTCAAAAGAAGGAAAAGGTTATGCCAAAATGCTGCTTGATGCGATGGTGGCCTATGTCCGTGAAAACAAATTGATGGTCATCCCGATGTGTCCTTATGTGCACATCCAGTTCAGACGGCACGAAGATTTATACCAGGATATCTGGAACAAAGTAAAAGAAGAAGAATAG